The nucleotide window GAATGATTTGCTTTGTTTGACAGGGAAGTTAACTATATAATTCTTGCCCTTCATGCTTATgaattctaaatgacttgtttcATGGAAATTTCAGGTCGACATGAGAGCACGGATACGTGGGAACAAAGGCTACTAGATAAAGTTCATTTTTACCTGATACAAGCTTTCTGCCTGGTGTCTTGAAAGCTTTCTTTGTTAGGATGAGAAGGGTTGTTTTAAGCAGCTGGAACTCAAGTTAATAAAGTCGAACAATTTAGGACAGAGCTATCTGGTTTACATGCAATCTTTCTGTGCATGTCAACCTTTGTAATGGATTGTTTTAAGTAGGGCCATAAGTACTATCTTGCTATTGACTGTGATCTCGATATTGACTGTGATCTCGAGTAGTTTATGGGGACCATTTTATGCTAATGATTCCCATGTCTCTGGTTATGTGTTtggtataataatataatatgatcTTCAAATTTGTAGGACTGAAATGGTGAAGTGTGAACTCCATTCAAAACAATTCATCTTTCTGTGGTTTGTTCTATGTGATCTATTATATCTGCATCTTAATAATAATATGCTCTttcgaaaaataaataaataataatttgatcTTTTCAGATCAGAGTCTTTGttcttttcattttcatttttcacTTTAGGTTCCCAGCACTCATCTCCAAATCCTATCTGAATCCAATTAATTACCCAAACTCTCCAATTTAAACTTGACTTAGATATCTATTCTCCTATATGAAATATTTGAACTTTGAGTCATAGATAGATAAAAAAGAAACAATTCTTATCCTGTGATCTATGATCATAAAGATGGTGAGTACAATCATGCTTCTTATTATGATTGACCATCAGCTCTCTCAGAGGCTGTGCCAAGAAAATATCAGACCAACTTTAATTGGTTCTCATGACACAAACATATCACAAGGTAAAAGTCAAAGGCCAGGAGGAAGTCACCTCTACAAACTGAAGCCAACCTCATCTCTCTAAAAGAGAAGCTAATAGTTATCATCATGATGTTCAAACCAAGGCCAAACTTGTAGACTTAAAAAGTATCAACTGCTCCTCTGTCGCGGCGGCCAAAAAAGAAGGTGGAGGATGAACTTGAAACTGCTTCCCTTTCTCATCCTTACACGACACAAAACCCAACACAGTCTCGAGAAGTAGCATCTAAGTGAGACAACCCATCCATTTCAGCATCAAAGATTCCTCTCAGAGATGTTTTCAAGACACCAAAGACCATGAAAGCACCGAGGTATGCTTTCTTTTATGTCGTCTGCTTTAATGTCCTGTAGTCTCATGGCTATTTCCAGCTTGCTGTAATTTTGCTGCAGAACTCAAGAGCAAGGAAGGCAACAAGGGGTTGTGAACTCTGTTTGAAATTTTGCAACGACAGCTGAGTCAaattaatcatgattaatatatatatatatatatatatatatatatatatatatatatatatatatatatattatattagttcAATTTAAAAACTTAAATAGCTAAGTTACGAGCGAGAGCTAATATATGTAACTCGACTCTTTTCatcattaataatatataattatataaaattatctttttgataTCTCTCTTCGTCTTATATActtgaatatttttaatatctttttttattcATATGTGGATTAGAATCTTTTTCTTACTTTTAACGGTTCAAACTTCGAGTTCGTATCTTTTTTACACTACGAGCGATTTATTCATTTGTATCTAATCCATAGCGGTATGATTCATCTTCATTTAGTTAAATCATAACTTAATtgattcaatattttttttatctacttAGTGTAAATACCATATCAAGCATTTTACAATGATGAGTTTGAGTTAAATTAATTAGGATTAACATATATCAGGTCAGACACTAATTGAATCCATAAGCTGAAACTGTTAGATTATGAACTAAACCTAATATATGTAACTTGACTCTTTCAATCATCTATCTACGATGTAAGATTATTCCATCAAAATATCTTTCTTCATTTCATACATATCAAGATTACCCTATTTGAATTATGTGGTAAGGTTAAGAGCTAAGAGTCACAAGTTAACAATTAGAAAAGGATTATTTTAAGTTatttgaatgcaaaattatatTTGATTATGCAAACTCCAATTAGCCAACatgaaaagatcattttatcGATGAGCCAAACCCACATGATTGATACACCAGTTTCACATGATCGATTCATTAATCCCACATGGAGGACACATTAGCGGTCAATATGAAGCCATATGGTCAACCACTCATCACCATCTCAACGTTGCATAGACACAGAGTAAAGTTAATTAGTTATGCCCAATAAGGAGAAAAGTTACGTTGCCATGAAATATGTAATAAAGTCAGTTAGGTATGATCGAATTCCACACCCTATTACTGTATGAACTATGTAATAAACGAGCGTAACGATCCCAAGTGCCCACTACATATGTACATCTTAACAAACTGAACAAAATTCATTTTGTTTTACTTATTTGATTTGTTAACTGActttgatgaggatagtaattatgataagactcggctgacgtcagtcgacgcctcacgcctcgatcgacgtgaCTGTACTCGGTCAACCGAACCAGAAcactgaccgaggcacattaacgcctactcaggtttggttcttcacgccacgtcaacccccatgtcagacgctatcagcctgcctcctgcaggcgggcacgtcaagtaacatcaaactcccctataaatactttTACATCATAAACGGAAGGGGGGGCGAGACACTAAAACACtttttcatctgaaaccccctccacatcttctaacttgatcgtcagaggggttGGGTCGAGCTTCTCAACCCGACCTTTGTGTaggtgcgaagccgagggtccATGCAGGACGCGCggacgaggagttcctgcccggaggaaacgacgaccccgtcccgatcggaccatcgcaccgAACCAACCCCACAGGCTTGAGGGATGCCCCGGAGAGATCctcgtcgtccggacccgaaccgaaccGCGTCGGCCTCGAGGCCACGGCTCCCAGGTTGCTCACCGCAACAGACTtaaacctcaaaaaaaaatattattaagagCGCCACTAGTAAAAAAAATATCAGAGTGAATCTGACTCGACTTCTAGTAACTAATCATTGATATTGGATTTAcattaaaacaaagaaaaaaaaacatcaacTTTCAACTATAATCAAAGGAGATCATCAACAATAATTATTAATTTACTCAAAAGACATATCAAAAGACATTATTAATTTATGCATTATGTAATACATAATATTTACATAAATCCATTTTCAAATTCGTCAACTATATTAGAATACAAGTATTTAGGTGATGTCACGTCATCAAATTCCATCTCCTTGTGGCGGTGGACGTGTGAATCAACTCTACTGATTTCAGGGGTGAATCAACTATATTTAGGTGATGTCACGTCATCAAATTCCATCTCCTTGTGGCGGTGGACGTGTGAATCAACTCTACTGATTTCAGGGGTGAATCAACTCTAATGATTTCACAACTCATCATCTAATATATTATACTTAAATATATTTTAGATCCTACAAATTTTAttcggattttatttttttaataagttgGAGAAAAAAATTAATGTAGCCCAGCCCAATTCCCAAATGGGCTCTTGCGAAGGCCCAACCCACTTGAACTCTTATTTGgagcagagagagaaagaaggcaATGCTTATCCCTGTCTGCAGCCCTGTGTTTAATTTTGCCATATGGAAAGCTAAATCTTCCTTTGCAAAAGAGATCACAATCCATTTTGTTTCACTCAACACCCATTTAAGCAAGACTCCCTGAGAGACAAGAAGAATGCATCTGGCTTATGCTGTACTTTTAGTATTGATTGATCCTTGCATGACCCTCATCCATTCTTACTGTTCTCTGTTCTTTCTAGTACAGGAGTTGTATTGGTGTGACCATGCCAGCCAACGTGAGGAAGAAACAAAGTATGTGCCAGTTAAGTGGATCCAGAAGATGACATCGATGAAAGGACATTGGACCATGCAGGTGATCAATCCATTGGATGACTGCTGCTGCAAGACAGTGGACACCGCAGGGAGAAGCTGGTCCACGGGACTCACTCAGAAGACTGGGAATCTTGGTGAGTCGGACGATGACACCTGGGAATGGAAGAAGACTATGTGTGACCTGGCACCACGTGCGACGTGGGACCTCCTACCTGGACCCACCCTGCTTTGGCAAGAACTTCCCATCCCTTACATTCTCCGACCTTTGTGTCATTCTACCTTCTCTTCCGTTGTGCACAAGTAGAGTTGGCTTCATGTCTTCGAGAACAAAACGATCTCAAGCCTTCGCTGATCATTGATGATCACCGAGATGTAAATTGTGTGGTAGCACTCATGTTCATACTTCATAAAACAGGCTAGTAATGTAGCAGCTTGACATAGAGATGCATGTCCGAAGTGGACCTTATAATGATGTGCGACATGACTTTTAGTTTTAACTACCCTATGGACACATGCAGGGCTCCAAAAGAATGGACCATATAGTCTTCGATTTGTCTCTTGGTTGATATCGTAATGTGGATTCTGTGAAGAGACATTGTTGTAAACTCTCAGACAGATTAGCTATTGAAGTGGATTTTGTGAAAGGATGTATCTGAAGAAAAGACAATGGCGCAGTCACATGCCTGCAGTGGTACTGAGATTCCATGCTCAGCTCCGAGGACAATTATTCTGCGAGTCTTGTAGCAATCATGGCATCATTATTTCATGGGCAGAAGTCAAACCATGGCGAGCTAGATCTGATcaaatgaagaagaggaagaagaagaagaagaagaagaagaaggaaatccAACACACAGCGGCAGCTGATTCGAGTTACATGCCTAATAGTCACTTGAATCCAGTAGTGGATTCCCTGCCAGTCTCGTGAAGAGAGTTCCACTCCCATAGCTTGTCTGAGACAGCGGGGACTGAGATGGGCAAGGCGGTGAAGGGAAGCAGATGGGGGTTGTAGTTGACGTAGTTCTGGCTGAAACCTACCAACCTGTTGAGTTCATCGATCATCCGAGCTGAAGTGCCGTCTTCGTCGGTCGAGGTTGTAGAGCTCAGTGAATTAGCCGTCGATAGTGCGGCCGCTGACCAAGAAGAGTCTCCTCCTAATTGGAAATCCGGCCGCTGCTGATGCCAACAGCTGTTGTGCCTTCTATCCGTTCCAGTTCCTCGAGAAGACGACCAGGACGGCTTGGAAGCAAGTGGGAGACGGTGGCGGCCTTCAACTCCAGCTCTTTTGTAGACACGGCAAATTGAGATCTCAGCCTGAGAAGGAATAAGATCGGTCGATTCGGTGGCCAAAGAGAGAAATGATTAGGATCAACGATCCAAATACTAGTCTATGCAATCTAACGCTGTGCTGGGTTAGATAATGGAACAGTGCCATGAACAAAACCCTAGCTCGGTGGACTTGACTCATGTCACAAACATCAACTGAAGACTCCAAAGATTTCTTCTCCAACCCAAAATTGATCTCGGGAAATGTATTCGTATTCATGTTCATGTAGCAGGAAGCTCTCGTCCTTTATGGTGTTTGAGTGCCTCAGGATTACCTTCTTGTGCTGGTCGGTGTCGCTCCGCGGCAAGCGGTACTCGTTCATGATCCAACTGGTGCGGATGCCTTTGGGAGCTTTGCCGGAGTAGAACACCAGCGTCTTCTTCAGACCGATCGAACGATTACCCTCGTCTCGGATCAACCGGTCTGCTCCGGTGGCCTTCCAGTATCCCGACGCCGTCACCCGGTTGGGCCGGTCGCCGTTCTTGTACTTCCGATCTCTGGGGACATAGAAGAACCATTCTTTCTCTCCCATCGCGGCGAGTGCTGTCATTTCGTCGAACACCAGCGTAGATAAGCAAGATTCATCGGTACACCTGCACCTAACAAGGGAGATTCCAGACCTGGCAGCTCCCATGGGTCGTAGTTGTAGAGATCGAGGAACGTTATGAGTTCCACGTTGAAGCGTTTCCCCTCGACCTTCCGGCGGAGGTAGAACTCGATGAGCTCCTCCTCGGTTGGATGGAAGCGGAATCCAGGCATGACGACGTCGTGCTCGTGCCCGTCGCCCCCGCCGCCGTCTCCGCTCATGGCTGCTGCGACTGCCATGAAACCAGTCTTCCCGCAGTCGTCACCTGCACTTCATCCCTGTGCTCTATCCTATAAATACTTGGTCTCAAGTGAATCGTACCTTGGATTTCGTGCAAGTGGTAGGAAGACCAAAGTAGAAACCTGACCAAAGTTCGACGGCGGAAGGTGCTGTGAACCGTAAGAACCGATAGCAAGTTACTGTCACTGCTGTCGTTGCCTTCTGGCCTTCAAACCTCTACCGATCATCCACCTCTATCCcttgaggatatatatatatatatatatatatatatatatatagatatatatatatatatatatatatatatagatatatatatatatatatatatatatatatatcctcaagAGTTatgtaaagagagagagagagagagataagtcTTTGGTCGAATGGAGCTATCAAATTTATTACGGAGGCCATGATAGAGCACAAATGGCTTGTGCTATACTAGCCGATATTGACAAGGTGGTCCTATGTGAAATTGCCATGATAGAGCACAAATGGCAAGAGCACAAATGGCTTGTGCTATACTAGAAACATTTATATGTGTAAAATAAAAAGAGATACTCACGCATCAAATTGAAAGAGATAGACTATATATActaaatatcataataaaaaaacataaatttTTAGATTGAATGAGTGTCAAACATGATATATATTAATTCTATATAGCTCATTGACTCGTAcacattattatttaaattttaacgTGACTTGACTTGACAAGAGGACAAGATGTTACAAAAATCACTTTCAGTCCAACTAGGAAGTAATTATGGAAGTCTTCTACTTCATTTCCATAAGAGAATCAATGTAATAGTATTAGGcaactttttattttaaaatgtataatatatatatatatatatatatatatatatatatatatatatatattgatgaggatagtaattatgataagacccgGCTGATGTCAgacgacgcctcacgcctcgatcgacgcgaCAGCACCCGGTCAAACGGATCGGATCACAGCcggaggcgcattaacgcccacTCAGGCTCGGCTCTTCACGCCACGCTAAACTAATGTCAAACgcaaccagcctgccccctgcaagcgggcacctcaggaaacagtaagcctccctataaataccctcgcacttTGAATGAGTGGAAGGGGGAGGAGAGAACACACCAGGGAGACAATTGACCCACGCGTGGTACGACGTCTCAGGACTGCAGACGGGGCCCGTGCCCAGCTAAGGAGCCCCCTCCAGCGGAGACGGTTGACCCCATCCCGATCGGACCGCCGTAGCCGACTCCCTCGGTGAGCCCAAGGGCCGCACCGGGAAGATCCCGCCTTCCGCacccgaaccgagccacgtcggccccgaggccacagctcccaagttgtttaccacaatattttggcactagaaggagcgcCTGGAATGTCATgtgatcacccgagcggctcagaCGAGCCCACGGCTGACAGGTCTCACCCGACTGAAGCCCTAGGGGAACATCCCCGCACGGAggccatcgtgacgaacaccctgccacgacctccgaacgatactggcgaatattcaacgacccgggtttgtcGCTGCCCGACGGCGCTCCCGCTGACTCGACGCCCGTATCAcctgaggcctttcaggacctcacccgtcaagtccgagctctgatggaCGTGGTGCAAACCATCAACCCGCTCGTTCCTCATCCGGCGCACCCACCCGTAGTCCAACCACTGCGATAAGGCGAAccgcccgttcgggcccacacAACACTTCCGGAGCCCCCCACTTCACCTTGGGTCcgaccgaccccactcggggatccagtgatggcaaacccgagcggtcGCTCGGAACCCGAGACACTCTCTTTGGACTCCCTGCGGgcccagttgcgcttcgtcagtcagcgactcgacgaggtgcagaaagaggttcgtaggtccaagggagagctcgaGGTGGACGCAtaccaagggtctcccttcacgccTGAGATACGGGATCAgacagtccccccggacttctagctcccctctctggacgcttacgatggctccaTCGACCCGGCAGACCATGTAGCTGCTTTTTGCGCCCAGATAGCGCTATGCGGAACCTCTGATGTCTTGATGTACAGAGCGTTCcctaccactctgagagggccgACCCACGCGTGGTATGACGCCTTAAAGACCGGAACGATCGCTTCCTTCAACCAGCTcatcaaggacttcgagctccacttcatggCCTATGCATGGCCAAAGCCTTCTGcagcactgctcctcggactcaaacaaagggaggacgagcccctctcccattttgttgaTCGTTTTACCACGCAAATCCGGGGCctgccggacactcacccctctctgttagtgcaggcgtttatgataggcctgcgaccttccaaaTTCCTCTGATCCCTTGCGGAGCAACctcccaccacggtgccagagatgctccaacGCGCTAACTGGTACATCGCCGCGGAGGCCTGGGCGACCGTGAGGAGAAGGAATGGCCCCCGACCGTGGGCTCCATAACAGAGGTCAAGCACCCGCGATGGCTACCCAATGTAGTCCTTATGAAAAGAAATCCAAGCCCCGCCTCAGTCTCTTTCGAGCcaaggttcagtatctacctgaccccCTCTCGGCTCGTGGTTAGCCCCGGCTTGAAGTCTTCTGAGTCGACATGGCTCGGCCATAGACTACCGAGCCCACCTCAGGGCGGCTTACCCACTTGAGTTGCATCTCGCGGCCATAGATTGTcgagcccacctcagcgcggcttgcctgcctgagccgtgtccctcggccgtagcccgcctacgccgagctcctcggccatagactgccgagcccacctcagcgcggccttctCGCTTGAGTCGCACCCCCTCAGCCATAGACtgtcgagtccacctcagcgcggcccgcccgcctgaGCCATAGACAGTTcaagctgttgggaaatcatgggggcgacatcacatgcgcagcggaagaacaagaaaataaaatccccgattcccaaaaagatgttcgtcgtcgtgcgaagataggtgcgcaaaaatccgcaaaacacaaaactgcgtatagagattgtgttacctagggagatcgtatatccctgtttccttgcagatccttaggagagggtgaaggaggtcaagcgtcctcctctctagcggtgatccacacagcagggttgcgacgacgctcctcaaaactccaggcctgctctaaggtggagagggagaggagaataggaaaggcaagcaaagactctagcctatgaggctgtgaatccctcttatttatagagatcccgtgtcaaaccctaatgggtccttccctagtgggtattggatctgcatccaataagacaagggctccgtcggatatctcatatccgaacctctactcatcgcaatgcctaccatatgtgtgtgaccctctaggcccaatatcgagctggccgtgagtcatacctgtcagaactccttctaactcagtgaattattatctctgtaataattcactcgactcatcgactacggacgtactaggccactacgccgtagtccccagacgatacgggggaatccaatccattggacctgtttgtcctcatttaccatgtacctatagtccctcatccatctaatatcccagagaccgtatatcgagcatggtgctgtcagacccatacggtttctactcgagtctcgttctaatcggattatcccggagaactctttctctctcaacccgaatgaccctggccagggatttgtttgagcaagaacacataggatattcctctcatgacgccgagagtggatgatcctctattgacactcaatagccctcgtaaggtcgactaccactcccaatgaccagctgtactagatctggggacaaccaaacctataagtctggtatcaaagagtggagcactcatacaggacatcgttggtgtctcaagtctaaggaccagatacaccactaggactacggaatcactgtctgacaataaggcatcatcaaccatccagcattccgtaagcggatcaattagtgaactcattctccaatgagcacctgtactgtatccctagtgtccctacacgagcagctatgagaccagctgcatccattatatggacgggtatacaacacactagtctatccggttatcacgatgtccctctcgagtaacctatgaccgggattatttaggatatgtgtttaaaggtgaatcgatctcattatcgtgatctcatcacgatccgattcccattgcacaaatccaaggacatcacaatatatatatatatgcatttatgcaatagttataaagtgatatacgccaaaatataataagcaaaaagattctgtatcaagtcacacgtgctatcactcacgtgattggcttgctgggcacctatgactagcaatctcccacttgacctaaagccaatcacctatgtgtctgatccccatcagactcctgtgacgctcaaagacaatctgagacaacggctttgtcagtggatctgcaatgttatcttcggatgaaactctttccactactacatctcctcgggttacgatctctcttataagctggaacctcctcagaacacttctgatgagacccgggttcccttatttgagtaatcaccccatagttgtcgcaatataaggaagtcgacttgtcgctatctgtatcgactcccaaatctgtgatgaacttcttcacccagactccctcctttgctgcatctaatgcagcaatgtactccgcctctgtggtcgagttagtagtggtattttgtttggaactcttccagcacactgctcctccattcaaggtgtacacataccctaaattcgacttgctatcatcgacatcagactgaaaacttgagtcagtgaagccttcaaccttaaggctattacctccatatactagcaaaagatccttagtccttctcaagtacataaggatacactttactgctttccagtgctccaagcctggatccgcctgatacctgctcgtgacactcagagcatgcgctatatcaggcctagtacatagcatggcatacatgatagaccctattgctgaggcataaggtatcatatttatgtttgccctttggaattttctatgccaaaccttttgacaatggtttctatgtacctggactgggacaagccaagcatcctcttggatctatctctatagattctaatccccaagatataggatgcttcccctaagtcctttatggagaagtgtctagataaccaagtctttactgtggatagcattcctacgtcattcctaatgatgaggatgtcatccacatataacaccaaaaaggtgatagcactcccacttaccttcctgtacacacaaggctcatcttcattcttaacgaagtcataagatctgattgactcatcaaatcttatgttccaacttcgggaagcttgctttagtccataaatggatataagcaacctacacaccttatctgggcagttcttggacacgaacccctcaggttgcatcatatacacttcctcctcgaggttcccattgaggaatgcagttttcacatccatctgccagatctcataatcatagtgtgctgcaatagccaatagaattctgatggattttagcattgctacgggtgagaaggtttcgtcgtaatcaacacattgcctttgacgataccctttagccactagccttgctttataggtctctacctttccatctactccgatctttttcttaaagatccacttgcaaccgatgggtacaataccttcgggcgcatcaactaggttccaaaccttattggagtacatagaatccatctcagaattcatggcttcttgccacttcccggagtctatactcataatagcctcctcgtaggtctgaggatcaatatcctcagcatcctctcctctaatatgtcccacatatctttcaggaggatgagatactctatcagacctgcgtaaagttgaaacttgtgtattagatacctgaacagactcgggctgtagagtgatgcttgagcttggttctctaacttcgctcaactctatcattctcccactgtctccgccaagaatgtgttccttcttaaggaacactgctctcttagctacaaagacctttttgtcctcgggatgatagaagtaatacccacaagtttccttggggtatcccacaaatatgcatcgctctatccttgattctaacttatcggggttgtgtcttttaacgtgggcagggcagccccaaatcttaacaaccttaagatcaggcttcttccctttccatatctcatatggtgt belongs to Musa acuminata AAA Group cultivar baxijiao chromosome BXJ1-11, Cavendish_Baxijiao_AAA, whole genome shotgun sequence and includes:
- the LOC135596581 gene encoding NAC domain-containing protein 35-like, yielding MAVAAAMSGDGGGGDGHEHDVVMPGFRFHPTEEELIEFYLRRKVEGKRFNVELITFLDLYNYDPWELPALAAMGEKEWFFYVPRDRKYKNGDRPNRVTASGYWKATGADRLIRDEGNRSIGLKKTLVFYSGKAPKGIRTSWIMNEYRLPRSDTDQHKKAEISICRVYKRAGVEGRHRLPLASKPSWSSSRGTGTDRRHNSCWHQQRPDFQLGGDSSWSAAALSTANSLSSTTSTDEDGTSARMIDELNRLVGFSQNYVNYNPHLLPFTALPISVPAVSDKLWEWNSLHETGRESTTGFK